A single window of Aquarana catesbeiana isolate 2022-GZ linkage group LG10, ASM4218655v1, whole genome shotgun sequence DNA harbors:
- the LOC141109950 gene encoding free fatty acid receptor 2-like, with translation MGLDTLSLAVYIMTMFLGLPSNLLVFYIFCKKAQNRMTPNLIYMINLCISDLVFIMFLPIKIMETFLSGWTLPEILCPMYNFVHYSTIYASVLFLTAVSVGRYLSAAFPIKYKIYKRPIYSFFICIILWALVFLHVSFVFVLETTQKGNIEMYLYQVDNKVVCYENFTSSQLKLIVPARLEYSIVLFFLPLGITIFCYTRCIQILMKCYLHAKHKKKAIRVAVTTVTVFIVCFAPYNISHIVGFVTHESVWWRQAALLPSTCNAFLDPLIFYFLSSTVDKGFYQAWKSLQQKYSMSKRKLSSVFGKESPDHAKTPPIITICSDL, from the coding sequence ATGGGCCTGGACACCCTATCTCTGGCAGTTTACATCATGACCATGTTTTTGGGACTGCCTTCCAATCTTCTAGTCTTTTACATTTTCTGCAAGAAGGCCCAAAACCGGATGACCCCAAATCTCATCTACATGATTAACCTTTGCATCTCCGACCTTGTGTTTATAATGTTTTTACCCATAAAAATTATGGAAACTTTCTTATCTGGATGGACCCTTCCAGAGATCTTATGTCCAATGTACAACTTCGTCCACTACAGCACGATCTACGCAAGTGTTTTGTTCCTCACTGCAGTAAGCGTTGGTCGGTACCTGAGTGCCGCTTTCCCAATTAAGTACAAGATCTACAAGAGACCCATATATTCTTTCTTCATTTGCATTATCCTGTGGGCCCTTGTGTTTCTCCATGTGTCTTTTGTGTTCGTCTTGGAGACCACCCAAAAAGGCAATATTGAAATGTATCTTTACCAAGTAGACAATAAAGTGGTCTGTTATGAAAATTTTACTTCTAGTCAGTTGAAGTTGATCGTGCCAGCAAGATTGGAGTATTCAATTGtccttttcttccttcctctggGTATTACCATATTTTGCTATACTCGTTGTATTCAGATACTGATGAAATGCTACTTGCATGCCAAgcacaagaagaaagccattcgaGTCGCAGTCACAACTGTGACTGTCTTCATAGTATGCTTTGCCCCTTATAATATTTCGCATATAGTGGGCTTCGTTACTCATGAGAGTGTGTGGTGGCGCCAAGCGGCACTACTGCCCAGCACTTGCAATGCCTTTCTGGACCCCCTCATCTTCTACTTCTTGTCATCGACAGTCGATAAAGGATTTTACCAAGCCTGGAAGTCTTTGCAGCAAAAATACAGCATGTCAAAGAGGAAGCTTTCATCTGTTTTTGGAAAGGAATCTCCAGACCATGCAAAGACACCACCTATAATAACTATATGTTCAGATCTATAG